In Persicimonas caeni, a single window of DNA contains:
- a CDS encoding EAL domain-containing protein, with product MFDDDPFESVDQQELEELSEAVRDEEAEGLQASMLPTLSSVIDALAQKVEERALVGLVMFDASNLGAWERQHGASAYDAVLGRLAHNVERLRGQSVRAEDVVCLDAVGGEAVLVFLTRPRDEDTPGAVDFEEIVGQITRDVFEPSHDAQLVVHQAFEKIASGSALIIRNSSVDPRREIYRSIRRARSDAQANYLEMQRRRHRVVGQMIAHRKIHTLYQPIVRLDSNDIMGFEALSRAAEADSEQLGVHLFVAAARADLEGELDQTCRALSVRRRPGLKTTRKLFINCLPPTFYHPMEDLELLIDAWLDDGLSPEQLVFEITENITHDQAQRILPSVRRLRARGFKFALDDMGTGTTNLRLLTDLEPDYIKMDITLTRGIAHSAQKQALARYLLELGERCGAELIAEGIEGPDDCDTLRSLGFMLGQGFYLGRPQPRESYAEAMAE from the coding sequence ATGTTCGACGATGACCCATTCGAGTCAGTGGATCAGCAAGAGTTAGAGGAATTGTCGGAGGCGGTGCGCGACGAGGAGGCTGAGGGCCTTCAGGCGTCCATGCTCCCGACGTTGAGCTCTGTTATTGACGCGCTGGCCCAGAAGGTCGAAGAGCGCGCGCTGGTCGGCCTGGTGATGTTCGACGCGAGCAACTTGGGGGCCTGGGAGCGCCAGCACGGAGCGTCGGCCTACGACGCCGTGTTGGGGCGGTTGGCCCACAACGTCGAGCGTCTGCGCGGCCAGTCGGTGCGCGCCGAAGACGTCGTCTGCCTCGACGCGGTCGGCGGCGAGGCGGTGCTCGTCTTTTTGACGCGCCCGCGCGACGAGGACACCCCGGGCGCGGTCGACTTCGAGGAAATCGTCGGCCAGATCACCCGCGATGTCTTCGAGCCGAGCCACGACGCGCAACTGGTCGTCCACCAGGCGTTCGAAAAGATCGCCTCGGGCAGCGCGCTGATCATTCGCAACAGCTCGGTCGACCCGCGCCGCGAGATCTACCGGTCGATTCGGCGGGCACGCTCGGACGCTCAGGCGAACTACCTGGAGATGCAGCGCCGCCGTCACCGCGTGGTCGGCCAGATGATCGCGCACCGCAAGATCCACACGCTCTACCAGCCGATCGTGCGGCTCGATTCCAACGACATCATGGGCTTCGAGGCGCTCAGCCGCGCGGCCGAGGCGGACTCCGAGCAGCTCGGCGTGCACCTGTTCGTGGCCGCGGCGCGCGCCGACCTCGAAGGCGAGCTCGACCAGACCTGCCGCGCCCTTTCGGTGCGGCGTCGGCCGGGCCTGAAGACCACCCGCAAGCTGTTCATCAACTGCCTGCCGCCGACCTTCTACCACCCGATGGAAGATCTCGAGTTGCTCATCGACGCGTGGCTCGACGACGGCCTGAGCCCCGAGCAACTCGTCTTCGAGATCACCGAGAATATCACCCACGACCAGGCCCAGCGTATCCTTCCGAGCGTGCGTCGGCTGCGCGCGCGCGGCTTCAAGTTCGCGCTCGACGACATGGGCACCGGCACCACCAACCTTCGGCTTCTGACCGACCTGGAGCCGGACTACATCAAGATGGATATCACGCTGACGCGCGGCATCGCCCACAGCGCCCAAAAGCAGGCGCTGGCTCGGTACCTGCTCGAACTTGGCGAACGCTGCGGCGCCGAACTCATCGCCGAGGGCATCGAGGGGCCCGACGACTGCGACACCTTGCGCTCGCTGGGCTTTATGCTCGGCCAGGGCTTTTATCTTGGGCGCCCGCAGCCCCGCGAGAGCTACGCCGAGGCGATGGCGGAGTAG
- the clpP gene encoding ATP-dependent Clp endopeptidase proteolytic subunit ClpP — protein sequence MAFIPRVIEQTHRGERGWDIFSRLLKDRIIFLGTPVNDHVANTIIAQLLYLESEDPDKEISLYINSPGGSVTAGLAIYDTIQYVQPEVATICLGQAASMGAVLLAAGAEGKRMALPNARVLIHQPLMGGLSGQATDIDIQAQEIMKLRETLSDVLVRHTGQTKERIEEDTERDYYMSAIEAKEYGLVDQVIEGRPAALQQ from the coding sequence ATGGCATTCATTCCACGCGTTATTGAACAGACTCATCGTGGCGAGCGCGGCTGGGACATCTTTAGCCGATTGCTCAAAGACCGAATCATCTTTTTGGGGACGCCGGTCAACGATCACGTGGCCAACACGATCATCGCGCAGTTGCTGTATCTGGAGAGCGAGGACCCCGACAAAGAGATCTCGCTGTATATCAACTCGCCGGGCGGAAGCGTGACCGCCGGGCTGGCGATCTATGACACCATCCAGTACGTCCAGCCCGAGGTGGCCACGATCTGCTTGGGTCAAGCCGCCTCGATGGGCGCGGTGCTTCTGGCCGCCGGCGCCGAGGGCAAGCGCATGGCGCTTCCCAACGCGCGGGTGCTCATCCACCAGCCTTTGATGGGCGGGTTGAGCGGGCAGGCCACCGACATCGACATTCAGGCGCAAGAAATTATGAAGCTGCGCGAGACGTTGTCCGATGTGCTAGTGCGCCACACTGGTCAAACCAAAGAACGCATCGAAGAAGACACTGAGCGTGACTACTACATGAGTGCAATCGAGGCGAAAGAATATGGCCTGGTCGACCAGGTCATCGAAGGCCGCCCGGCCGCGCTCCAGCAGTGA
- a CDS encoding TadE/TadG family type IV pilus assembly protein gives MASPNEHEHNQAELERERWSWFGLRALSAFDRDERGTAMTEFIITLPVFIIIWVGMLNLYQVERQSVRVKIEAGKQMWVNAMDVADGGLMAPFDSGVPLMAAANAMGDINSYPSENGDWMAQIKNLRMMGDGSVGESKGAMLPLDLTGEDPSGNVPGENLSAYPQDMLDDSRWNMLTSASGALSVYALDIPLSFIGPNQTPAAGMRYGMSVGYQENTFEVAGRSRTYKAAYDVLNTPVDKPGFIEDLIVVPGFSRLMAEDDPCLSNVLSLNTDMGYMSNCR, from the coding sequence ATGGCATCGCCAAATGAGCACGAGCACAACCAGGCGGAGCTTGAGCGCGAGCGATGGAGCTGGTTTGGCCTGCGGGCGCTGTCGGCGTTCGACCGCGACGAGCGCGGCACGGCCATGACCGAGTTCATCATCACCTTGCCGGTATTCATCATCATCTGGGTGGGCATGCTCAACCTGTATCAGGTCGAGCGCCAGAGCGTGCGCGTCAAAATCGAGGCGGGCAAGCAGATGTGGGTGAACGCCATGGATGTCGCCGACGGCGGTCTGATGGCTCCGTTCGACTCGGGCGTGCCCCTGATGGCCGCCGCCAATGCCATGGGCGACATCAACTCGTATCCCAGTGAAAACGGCGACTGGATGGCCCAGATCAAAAACCTGCGCATGATGGGCGACGGCAGCGTCGGCGAGAGCAAAGGCGCAATGCTGCCGCTCGACCTGACCGGCGAGGACCCCTCGGGCAACGTGCCCGGCGAGAACCTGAGCGCCTACCCGCAGGACATGCTCGACGATTCGCGCTGGAATATGCTGACCTCGGCCTCCGGGGCGCTGTCGGTGTACGCGCTCGACATCCCGCTGTCGTTCATCGGGCCGAACCAGACGCCCGCCGCCGGCATGCGCTACGGCATGTCGGTGGGCTACCAAGAGAACACCTTCGAGGTCGCCGGTCGAAGCCGCACCTACAAGGCAGCCTACGACGTGCTCAACACCCCGGTCGACAAGCCCGGCTTCATCGAAGACTTGATCGTCGTGCCGGGCTTCTCGCGCCTGATGGCCGAAGACGATCCGTGCTTGAGCAACGTGTTGTCGCTCAACACCGACATGGGCTACATGAGCAACTGCCGCTGA
- the clpX gene encoding ATP-dependent Clp protease ATP-binding subunit ClpX, with the protein MTKKGNDGGHSNLCCSFCGKSQREVQKLIAGPTVYICDECIGLCGHIIDEEMDREDRATGLANVPKPMEIKATLDDYVIGQERAKKILSVAVHNHYKRIESHVDADEVELQKSNILLIGPTGCGKTLLAQTLARILDVPFTIADATSLTEAGYVGEDVENIIVNLLQAADNDVERASRGIIYIDEIDKIARKGENPSITKDVSGEGVQQALLKIIEGTVASIPPKGGRKHPQQDFLQIDTTNILFICGGAFSGLEEVITQRVGQRKMGFGSDVRDNNKEMSATELLAQLQPEDLMKFGLIPEFVGRLPVIATLDELDEDALVQILTEPKNALVKQYRKLFRIDGVELDFDEAALRAVSRKALGHKTGARGLRTILERVMLELMYEVPGRNDLKNVTITEEMVEEADDAAIQFEETKAESA; encoded by the coding sequence ATGACGAAGAAGGGAAACGACGGCGGCCACTCCAACCTGTGCTGCTCGTTCTGTGGCAAGAGCCAGCGCGAGGTCCAAAAGCTTATCGCGGGGCCGACTGTCTACATCTGCGATGAGTGCATCGGCCTTTGCGGTCACATCATCGACGAAGAGATGGACCGCGAAGATCGCGCCACGGGCCTGGCCAACGTGCCCAAGCCCATGGAGATCAAGGCCACGCTCGACGATTACGTGATCGGCCAGGAGCGCGCCAAAAAGATCTTGTCGGTGGCCGTGCACAACCACTACAAGCGCATCGAGAGCCACGTCGACGCCGACGAGGTCGAGCTGCAGAAGTCCAATATCCTGCTGATCGGCCCGACCGGCTGCGGCAAGACGCTTTTGGCGCAGACTCTGGCGCGCATCCTCGATGTGCCGTTCACGATCGCCGATGCGACCAGCCTGACCGAGGCGGGTTATGTGGGCGAGGACGTCGAGAATATCATCGTCAACCTGCTCCAAGCAGCTGACAACGACGTCGAGCGGGCCAGCCGCGGCATCATCTACATCGACGAGATCGATAAGATCGCGCGCAAAGGCGAGAACCCCTCGATCACCAAGGATGTCTCCGGTGAGGGCGTCCAACAGGCGTTGCTCAAGATCATCGAGGGCACCGTCGCCTCCATTCCTCCCAAAGGGGGGCGAAAGCACCCGCAGCAGGATTTCCTGCAGATCGACACCACCAATATCCTGTTCATCTGCGGCGGCGCGTTCAGCGGCCTCGAAGAGGTGATCACCCAGCGCGTCGGCCAGCGCAAGATGGGCTTTGGCTCGGACGTGCGCGACAACAACAAAGAGATGAGCGCCACCGAGTTGCTCGCTCAGTTGCAGCCTGAAGATCTGATGAAGTTCGGGCTGATCCCCGAATTCGTCGGCCGCCTGCCGGTGATCGCCACCCTCGACGAGCTCGATGAAGACGCGCTCGTCCAGATTCTGACCGAGCCGAAAAACGCGCTGGTCAAACAATACCGCAAGCTGTTTCGCATCGACGGGGTCGAGCTCGACTTCGACGAGGCCGCCCTCCGCGCGGTGTCGCGCAAGGCGCTGGGTCACAAGACCGGTGCCCGTGGACTGCGCACCATCCTCGAGCGCGTCATGCTCGAGTTGATGTACGAGGTGCCCGGCCGCAATGACCTCAAGAATGTGACCATCACCGAAGAGATGGTCGAAGAGGCCGACGACGCGGCCATCCAGTTCGAGGAGACGAAGGCCGAGAGCGCGTGA
- a CDS encoding dihydroorotase, whose translation MADRSKVIRDVTIFTPDGRVEGDCLIENGRIAEIGEVTGTADTEIDGKGRWLWPGAIDGHVHFREPGPTYKEDWHTGSSAAVAGGVTTVFEMPNTKPTTTTVERLREKRALASEKTLCNFGLFFGAGPNNHDEIRKAQGVPGLKIFMGCSTGDLLVYREEDLDEVFAAWLGKVCVHAESELRLRERAEKFEGRDDPKVHSEIRDPRAAAEAVELATKLALDHGRDLHVLHLSTLDELEVLDAAREKAQEHGLNTRITCEVCPHHLFMNTDAYDEWGTRVRMNPPLRSEEHRKAMWEGLDEGAIQMIATDHAPHTIEEKDRPYREAPSGVPGVETMLPLMLDAAHRGECSYEDVLEWVCHAPAEIYGVVGRSKIEQGNHADLVLIDPKMTREVRDEDQFTKCQWTPWAGRELTGWPVLTLVNGEVAYRRDDDGRGEVVGRVGMGVEVEFE comes from the coding sequence ATGGCCGATCGCAGCAAAGTCATACGTGATGTCACGATCTTTACGCCCGACGGGCGCGTCGAGGGCGACTGCCTCATCGAGAATGGCCGGATCGCCGAGATTGGCGAGGTGACCGGCACCGCCGACACCGAGATCGACGGCAAGGGCCGCTGGTTGTGGCCGGGGGCGATCGACGGCCACGTGCATTTTCGCGAGCCGGGCCCGACCTACAAAGAAGACTGGCACACCGGCTCGTCGGCGGCGGTGGCCGGCGGGGTGACCACCGTCTTCGAGATGCCCAACACCAAGCCCACCACTACCACCGTCGAGCGGCTGCGTGAGAAGCGCGCGCTCGCCTCGGAGAAGACGCTGTGCAACTTCGGGCTCTTCTTCGGCGCCGGTCCCAACAACCACGACGAGATTCGCAAAGCCCAGGGCGTGCCCGGCCTCAAGATCTTTATGGGCTGCTCGACCGGTGACCTGCTCGTCTACCGTGAAGAGGACCTCGACGAGGTCTTCGCCGCCTGGCTCGGCAAGGTGTGCGTGCACGCCGAGAGCGAGCTTCGGTTGCGCGAGCGCGCCGAGAAGTTCGAGGGCCGCGATGATCCCAAGGTCCACTCCGAGATCCGCGACCCCCGCGCCGCCGCCGAGGCGGTCGAGTTGGCCACGAAGCTCGCCCTCGACCACGGCCGAGACCTACACGTGCTGCACCTGTCGACCCTCGACGAGCTCGAGGTGCTCGACGCGGCGCGCGAGAAGGCCCAGGAGCACGGCCTGAACACCCGCATCACCTGCGAGGTGTGCCCGCACCACCTGTTCATGAACACCGACGCCTACGACGAATGGGGCACCCGCGTGCGCATGAACCCGCCGCTTCGCAGCGAGGAGCACCGCAAGGCGATGTGGGAGGGGCTCGACGAGGGCGCCATCCAGATGATCGCCACCGACCACGCCCCCCACACCATCGAAGAGAAGGATCGCCCCTACCGCGAAGCCCCCAGCGGGGTGCCGGGCGTCGAGACGATGCTCCCGCTGATGCTCGACGCCGCCCACCGCGGCGAGTGCTCCTACGAGGACGTGCTCGAATGGGTATGCCACGCGCCCGCCGAGATCTACGGCGTCGTCGGCCGCAGCAAAATCGAGCAGGGCAATCACGCCGACCTGGTGCTCATCGACCCGAAGATGACGCGCGAGGTGCGCGACGAAGACCAGTTCACCAAGTGCCAGTGGACGCCATGGGCGGGCCGCGAGCTCACCGGCTGGCCGGTGCTCACGCTGGTCAACGGCGAAGTGGCGTATCGGCGCGACGACGACGGGCGGGGTGAGGTCGTCGGTCGGGTGGGAATGGGTGTGGAAGTGGAGTTCGAGTAA
- a CDS encoding TadE/TadG family type IV pilus assembly protein, which produces MRRETLLQKMRDLMMRTHRDESGAILMLCFAACLFLFMVSLIIFDAGALSRDKVDVQMAADTAGYSQAAVKARAMNMVAFANVGKRTISGIRNMYYTQYPSYMSWLDGQCSRCCCGWFCGCWNACFNCIGNWISLVPIFEGIDYIFFIIGRIAGDTLTDHLEALDTYQKEMVEYAPYWALGEAVIRGVRNGANVVTTFPMPDNTTYGKLPLKKDTGFPAAVETCLAPTYVWNPSSPGSLLEWQRNFQELKNNSVSSPNIASKGPREVVSIANSWTGCFLGALLPKEAELSPPYYLTATGDSGEAYMKKSNIIWSYRFNEDYAGQLRDNYDAVIDKDYSTNIIGLPEGGVWSMARSEIYYKPDNDPNLFEGPHAMWMFHPSWIGKLRPVTLKNEDMPVDPSDMWSEARGLAMKQAPLFGVDMGTMFNDLLYMEKVSRGMDGKIDGKEVLDGIAK; this is translated from the coding sequence ATGAGACGAGAGACACTCCTGCAAAAAATGCGCGACTTGATGATGCGTACGCACCGCGACGAGAGCGGTGCGATCCTCATGTTGTGCTTTGCGGCGTGTCTGTTCTTGTTCATGGTTAGCTTGATCATCTTCGACGCCGGCGCGCTGTCGCGCGACAAGGTCGACGTGCAGATGGCCGCCGACACCGCCGGCTACAGCCAGGCGGCCGTCAAAGCGCGGGCCATGAACATGGTCGCGTTTGCCAACGTGGGCAAGCGCACCATCAGCGGCATCCGCAACATGTACTACACCCAGTACCCGAGCTACATGAGCTGGCTCGACGGCCAGTGCAGTCGGTGCTGCTGTGGGTGGTTCTGTGGCTGTTGGAATGCGTGCTTCAACTGTATCGGCAACTGGATCTCACTGGTGCCCATCTTCGAGGGTATCGACTACATCTTCTTTATCATCGGGCGTATCGCCGGGGATACGTTGACCGATCATCTGGAGGCGCTCGACACCTACCAAAAAGAGATGGTCGAGTATGCGCCGTACTGGGCGTTGGGCGAGGCGGTCATCCGCGGGGTGCGAAACGGCGCCAACGTGGTCACCACCTTCCCGATGCCGGATAACACCACCTACGGCAAATTACCGCTCAAAAAGGACACCGGTTTCCCGGCGGCCGTCGAGACGTGCCTGGCGCCGACCTACGTGTGGAACCCGTCGAGCCCGGGCAGCCTTTTGGAGTGGCAGCGCAACTTCCAGGAACTCAAGAACAATAGCGTCAGCTCGCCGAATATCGCCTCGAAGGGGCCGCGAGAAGTGGTCAGTATTGCCAACTCGTGGACGGGCTGCTTTTTGGGAGCGCTCCTGCCCAAAGAGGCCGAACTGTCACCGCCGTACTACCTGACGGCGACGGGCGACTCGGGTGAGGCGTACATGAAGAAGTCCAACATCATCTGGAGCTATCGCTTCAACGAGGACTATGCCGGCCAGCTTCGCGACAACTACGACGCCGTGATCGACAAGGACTACTCGACCAACATTATCGGCCTGCCCGAAGGCGGCGTGTGGAGCATGGCGCGCAGCGAGATCTACTACAAGCCGGACAACGACCCGAACCTGTTCGAGGGCCCCCACGCCATGTGGATGTTCCACCCGAGTTGGATCGGCAAGCTGCGCCCGGTAACGCTCAAAAATGAGGACATGCCCGTCGACCCGAGCGACATGTGGTCGGAGGCGCGTGGGCTGGCGATGAAGCAGGCGCCGCTATTCGGCGTGGACATGGGCACCATGTTCAACGACCTGCTCTACATGGAGAAGGTCAGCCGGGGCATGGACGGCAAAATTGACGGCAAGGAGGTGCTCGATGGCATCGCCAAATGA
- the lon gene encoding endopeptidase La → MPFSHDSEGAGDRPTRRLPLLPLRDIIVFPSMVVPLFVGREKSINALEEAMNANKEIALAAQIKSKTNNPTQDDIYQVGTLGRIVQLLRLPDGTVKVLVEGKQRLRIDQYAKNDKYFEVEVELVEPGAESDKDIDALVEMVRSTFEKYVKLNKRVPPEMLSQVAKITDPAKLADTIVAQLSLKLADKQQILEAFDPGDRLEKLYELMQSEIEIQQVERDIRSRVKKQMERTQREFYGKKDNDSKKSGNKKNQFKNDIDELEARIAEKKLPEDARERLEQELRKLKMMSPMSAEATVARNYIDWVLSLPWFEMTEDRLDVAEAEKTLDADHFGLEKPKERILEHLAVQSLVEEPRGPILCFVGPPGVGKTSLGRSIARATNRNFVRLSLGGVRDEAEIRGHRRTYIGSMPGKLIQSLKKAESSNPVFLLDEIDKMSTDFRGDPSAAMLEVLDPEQNGTFNDHYLDLDYDLSKVMFICTANDLHKIPAPLRDRMEIIQIPGYTDREKLKIARRYLIPKQLENNGIADIDVTITDDAIDRVIHHYTREAGVRNLERELGSVCRKIARRVVDGEADTSFVVEADDVSEFLGPRRHQNQRLEREDHVGLTNGMAWTQFGGVMLHAEVTMMAGTGKIEITGKLGDVMQESAKAAISYVRTRAANLGLSPDFHKKVDLHVHFPEGALPKDGPSAGITMATSLVSALTQIPVRHDVAMTGEITLRGRVLPIGGLKEKLLAAHRTGIRTVLIPKQNTKDLEEVPEVVRDALEIVPVKHFDEVLRYALSLEQPEAFLRQLRQPILPPNILLDDSDRRMSVGRSDEEMEPATAASAVQMDDPPIH, encoded by the coding sequence ATGCCGTTTTCCCATGATTCGGAGGGTGCGGGCGACCGCCCCACCCGGCGCCTGCCTCTTCTTCCCCTTCGCGACATCATCGTCTTTCCGAGCATGGTCGTTCCCCTGTTTGTGGGGCGCGAGAAGAGCATCAATGCGCTCGAAGAGGCGATGAACGCCAACAAAGAGATCGCGCTCGCCGCCCAGATCAAGTCGAAGACCAACAATCCCACCCAGGACGACATCTATCAGGTCGGCACCTTGGGTCGGATTGTGCAGCTGTTGCGGCTGCCCGACGGTACCGTGAAGGTGCTCGTGGAGGGCAAGCAGCGCCTGCGTATCGACCAATACGCCAAAAACGACAAGTACTTCGAGGTCGAAGTCGAGCTTGTCGAGCCGGGCGCCGAGAGCGACAAGGATATCGACGCGCTCGTCGAGATGGTGCGCTCGACCTTCGAGAAGTACGTCAAGCTGAACAAGCGCGTGCCCCCGGAGATGCTCAGCCAGGTGGCCAAGATCACCGATCCGGCCAAACTCGCCGACACGATCGTGGCGCAGTTGTCGCTCAAGCTCGCCGACAAGCAGCAGATTTTGGAGGCTTTCGACCCGGGTGATCGTCTCGAGAAGCTCTACGAGCTGATGCAGTCCGAGATCGAGATCCAGCAGGTCGAGCGCGACATTCGCTCGCGCGTCAAAAAGCAGATGGAGCGCACCCAGCGCGAGTTCTACGGCAAGAAGGACAACGACTCGAAGAAGTCGGGCAACAAGAAAAACCAGTTCAAGAACGACATCGACGAGCTCGAGGCGCGCATCGCCGAAAAGAAGCTTCCCGAAGACGCGCGCGAGCGTCTCGAGCAGGAGCTTCGCAAGCTCAAGATGATGAGCCCGATGAGCGCCGAGGCGACCGTCGCCCGCAACTATATCGACTGGGTGTTGTCGCTGCCCTGGTTCGAGATGACCGAGGATCGTCTCGACGTGGCCGAGGCCGAAAAGACCCTCGACGCCGACCACTTCGGTCTGGAGAAGCCCAAAGAGCGGATTCTCGAGCACTTGGCGGTGCAGTCGCTCGTCGAAGAGCCCCGCGGCCCGATCTTGTGCTTCGTGGGCCCTCCCGGCGTCGGTAAGACGTCGTTGGGCCGCTCGATTGCGCGGGCGACCAACCGCAATTTCGTGCGCTTGAGCCTGGGCGGCGTGCGCGACGAGGCCGAGATTCGCGGCCACCGACGCACCTACATCGGCTCGATGCCGGGCAAGCTCATCCAGTCGCTCAAGAAGGCCGAGAGCTCCAATCCGGTCTTCCTGCTCGACGAGATCGACAAGATGTCGACCGATTTCCGTGGCGACCCCAGCGCGGCCATGCTCGAGGTGCTCGACCCCGAGCAAAACGGCACGTTCAACGACCACTACCTCGACCTCGATTACGACCTGTCGAAGGTGATGTTCATCTGCACGGCCAACGATCTGCACAAGATCCCGGCGCCGCTGCGCGATCGCATGGAGATCATCCAGATTCCGGGCTACACCGATCGCGAGAAGCTCAAGATCGCGCGGCGCTACCTGATCCCGAAGCAACTCGAGAACAACGGCATCGCCGACATCGACGTGACGATCACCGATGATGCGATCGATCGCGTCATCCACCACTACACGCGTGAGGCCGGCGTGCGAAACCTCGAGCGCGAGCTCGGCTCGGTGTGTCGAAAGATCGCTCGGCGGGTGGTCGACGGTGAAGCCGACACGAGCTTTGTGGTCGAGGCCGACGACGTCAGCGAATTTCTGGGGCCGAGGCGCCACCAGAACCAGCGCTTGGAGCGCGAAGATCACGTCGGGCTGACCAACGGCATGGCGTGGACGCAATTTGGCGGAGTGATGCTGCACGCCGAGGTCACGATGATGGCCGGCACCGGAAAGATCGAGATCACCGGTAAGCTGGGCGACGTGATGCAAGAGTCGGCCAAGGCGGCGATCAGCTACGTGCGTACCCGGGCGGCGAACTTGGGACTGAGCCCCGACTTCCACAAGAAGGTCGACCTGCACGTGCACTTCCCTGAAGGCGCGCTTCCCAAAGACGGGCCGTCGGCCGGGATCACCATGGCCACCAGCCTGGTGAGCGCGCTCACCCAGATCCCGGTGCGCCACGACGTGGCGATGACCGGCGAGATCACCCTGCGTGGACGAGTCTTGCCCATCGGCGGCCTCAAAGAAAAGCTCTTGGCCGCGCATCGCACCGGTATTCGCACCGTGCTGATCCCGAAGCAGAACACCAAGGATCTCGAAGAGGTGCCCGAAGTCGTGCGCGACGCGCTCGAGATCGTGCCGGTCAAGCATTTTGACGAGGTGTTGCGCTACGCGCTGAGCCTGGAGCAGCCCGAGGCATTCTTGCGCCAGCTCCGACAGCCGATCCTGCCGCCCAATATCCTTTTGGATGACAGCGACAGGCGCATGTCAGTGGGCCGATCGGACGAGGAGATGGAGCCCGCTACGGCTGCGTCGGCGGTCCAAATGGACGACCCGCCCATCCACTAG
- a CDS encoding sulfite exporter TauE/SafE family protein produces MAANFKPYLSSGTIAAGAVGVLALYGSDQWLEPMMPLMLGAAAALPISIVGALLLHPEARNAPSRFLVIGLTALVGALVGVGVPALWLAPQVRAGVAKAAPSAVDLYGALEDPDQNVQLEACRQLFAGHGELDGISDALTGRPRLATRCLTDVGEANRAAIVAANLESDWYKRLMTQAPVDDENQCLHAQALVSLPVDAGAKQTDLLNCAFRSPSKAKRTCCADSLTQMNASCESLAGSIDAGKLVRSGAAADLMALSFGEATAKREFSEIASKVDLTCEKMQMVGVQLACVALGGESNRTRAREVLDWLVDENDRCLDGQRGESSVTPSQVCDALIERIQRQGKVDGDMVCKSHQKVLQEQAALMEEIKGLSAEESAALAGQISAGNSQASDQMLSLDQFAAAAQSNRGEALKSYNKEQVRQMMERARQQAPSPEELGTKPFQNLQAIQDTANKMMGEDKAQAQFIESRITPNTEVLGEKTKKGMEQIQGAQKLLKGEQAKAKHEHKRDK; encoded by the coding sequence ATGGCTGCCAACTTCAAGCCATATCTATCTTCAGGAACGATTGCTGCCGGCGCGGTCGGCGTACTTGCGCTGTATGGCAGTGATCAATGGCTCGAGCCGATGATGCCCCTCATGTTGGGGGCCGCCGCCGCTCTGCCGATCAGTATCGTGGGCGCGTTGCTCCTCCATCCGGAGGCTCGCAACGCGCCTTCGCGTTTCTTGGTGATCGGGCTGACCGCGCTGGTCGGCGCCCTCGTGGGCGTCGGCGTGCCTGCGCTGTGGCTCGCCCCCCAGGTGCGCGCGGGCGTCGCCAAAGCCGCGCCGTCGGCCGTCGATCTGTACGGCGCGCTCGAAGATCCCGACCAAAATGTGCAGCTCGAAGCGTGCCGCCAACTCTTCGCCGGCCACGGCGAGCTCGACGGTATCTCGGACGCCCTGACCGGGCGGCCGCGCCTGGCGACGCGCTGCCTGACCGACGTCGGCGAGGCCAACCGCGCTGCTATCGTCGCCGCCAACCTCGAAAGCGACTGGTACAAGCGCCTGATGACCCAGGCGCCGGTCGATGACGAAAACCAGTGCCTGCATGCCCAGGCGCTGGTTTCGCTTCCGGTCGACGCCGGGGCCAAGCAAACCGACCTGCTCAACTGCGCGTTTCGCTCCCCTTCCAAAGCCAAGCGGACTTGCTGTGCCGACAGCCTCACCCAGATGAACGCCTCGTGTGAATCGCTGGCCGGGTCGATCGACGCCGGCAAGCTGGTGCGCTCGGGCGCGGCTGCCGACTTGATGGCGCTGAGCTTCGGTGAAGCGACCGCCAAACGCGAGTTCTCCGAGATCGCGAGCAAGGTCGACCTGACGTGCGAGAAGATGCAGATGGTCGGCGTGCAACTCGCCTGCGTGGCGCTGGGCGGCGAATCGAACCGCACTCGCGCCCGCGAGGTGCTCGACTGGTTGGTCGACGAGAACGACCGCTGCCTCGACGGGCAGCGCGGAGAGTCGTCGGTCACCCCCAGCCAAGTGTGCGACGCGCTCATCGAGCGTATCCAACGCCAGGGAAAGGTCGACGGCGACATGGTCTGCAAGAGCCACCAAAAGGTGCTCCAAGAGCAGGCCGCGCTCATGGAGGAGATCAAAGGGCTGAGCGCCGAGGAGAGCGCCGCGCTCGCCGGACAGATCTCGGCGGGCAACTCTCAGGCCTCCGACCAGATGCTCTCCCTCGATCAGTTCGCCGCCGCCGCCCAGAGCAACCGCGGCGAGGCGCTCAAATCGTACAACAAGGAGCAGGTGCGCCAGATGATGGAGCGTGCTCGCCAGCAGGCACCGTCGCCCGAAGAGCTCGGCACCAAGCCGTTCCAGAACCTGCAAGCCATTCAAGACACCGCCAACAAGATGATGGGTGAGGACAAGGCGCAGGCGCAGTTCATAGAGAGCCGAATCACGCCCAACACCGAGGTACTCGGCGAGAAGACCAAGAAGGGCATGGAGCAGATTCAAGGCGCACAAAAGCTTCTAAAAGGCGAGCAGGCGAAGGCCAAGCACGAGCACAAGCGCGATAAATAG